A single genomic interval of Mangifera indica cultivar Alphonso chromosome 5, CATAS_Mindica_2.1, whole genome shotgun sequence harbors:
- the LOC123217365 gene encoding thioredoxin H7-like — MGANMSELENPHGFSFVNTNQLIECQSKNQWKAQFDANKGSNKLMVVYFTAPWCRPCKLLEPYIKELAAKYSDVSFLKIDTDKLMAVAREFEQIDVLPTMVFVKKGKEIDRVVGAKKEEVQMKIEKHRSF; from the exons ATGGGAGCAAACATGTCTGAGCTCGAGAACCCACATGGCTTTAGCTTTGTAAATACCAACCAGCTTATAGAGTGTCAATCCAAGAACCAATGGAAGGCTCAGTTTGATGCCAACAAAGGAAGCAACAAGCTG ATGGTCGTTTATTTCACTGCTCCATGGTGTAGACCTTGCAAATTGTTGGAACCATATATCAAAGAGTTAGCTGCCAAGTATTCAGACGTTTCGTTTCTCAAGATTGATACCGATAAGCTGATG GCGGTGGCAAGGGAATTTGAGCAGATTGATGTGTTGCCAACCATGGTTTTTGttaagaaagggaaagaaattgATAGGGTGGTGGGAGCCAAGAAGGAAGAAGTGCAGATGAAAATTGAGAAACACAGGAGCTTTTAA